In the genome of Phalacrocorax aristotelis chromosome 22, bGulAri2.1, whole genome shotgun sequence, one region contains:
- the MCAM gene encoding cell surface glycoprotein MUC18 isoform X1, protein MAGGRRAAGPALGWGCCLLLCCAAASKVEVSMPAVVEVESGGTARIECNFYIPGNGSYTYISWSYIDRNNLVRVCHILGSEIPEEGTDCKGRLSVGEDKALSISRVTVQDARTFVCQVGAGSHGVGENRTELHVYKVPEAPEIEANTGGVSVQSTNIPQIAQCVSRNSFPSPNITWHKNGEQLQPEEKMVKILATMTRESSGLYTASSTLFAHVTREDRNSLYHCTVHYWLLGQKHTMDSQKINVTVFYPAQHVKLHVMPSSALVKEGDDVKLVCEADGNPAPVFSFYKRELEDSWQDLSSLADTNSGVLNLHGVNKSSSGLYKCQTLDLDDMRQLEKDVELVVNYIEGVHVKMEPSSPLQEGDSVRLSCDAHSPVALAYQWRDEEGRKVGEGNQLFLSNLTFETSNNFSCKVIAPSVPGLEQSKQVVVAVQGKPRIVAISSPLYVRQDEVVNLTCKAIAFPRPSVRWNVNGTAHEYIENQHVASNLTVRVNHDLLRAGAMCRVSNALGVSEKHIQLLDQKTPESKGVIIVAIIVCILVVAVVGSVIYFLHKKGKIPCGRAGKQDITKPEARKDKIVVEVKSDKLSEEAGLLQGANGEKRPAADQSEKYIDLRN, encoded by the exons ATGgctggggggcggcgggcggccggtCCCgctctgggctggggctgctgcctcctgctctgctgcg ctgcagccagcaaggTGGAGGTCTCCATGCCAGCAGTGGTTGAAGTGGAGAgcgggggcacagccaggatcGAATGCAATTTCTACATTCCTGGAAATGGTTCCTACACCTACATCAGCTGGTCCTAC ATTGACCGCAACAACCTGGTGAGGGTGTGCCACATCCTAGGCAGCGAGATcccagaggagggcacagaCTGCAAGGGGCGGCTGTCAGTGGGGGAGGACAAGGCCCTCTCCATCAGCAGGGTGACAGTGCAGGATGCTAGGACCTTCGTGTGCCAAGTTGGGGCAGGCAGCCACGGCGTGGGCGAGAACCGCACTGAGCTCCACGTCTACA AGGTCCCCGAGGCCCCTGAGATTGAGGCCAACACAGGAGGCGTTTCTGTGCAGAGCACTAACATCCCGCAG attGCCCAGTGCGTGAGCAGGAACAGCTTCCCATCCCCCAACATCACGTGGCACAAGAatggggagcagctgcagccagaggagAAGA TGGTGAAGATCCTGGCCACGATGACCCGTGAGTCGAGTGGGCTGTACACAGCAAGCAGCACCCTTTTCGCTCACGTCACTCGGGAGGACCGCAACTCCCTCTATCACTGCACTGTGCACTACTGGCTGCTGGGACAGAAGCATACCATGGATTCGCAGAAAATCAACGTCACTGTCTTTT ACCCTGCGCAGCATGTGAAGCTACATGTCATGCCATCCTCAGCGCTGGTGAAGGAAGGGGATGACGTGAAGCTGGTCTGCGAGGCTGATGGGAACCCAGCGCCTGTCTTCAGCTTCTATAAGAGAGAG ctggaggaCAGCTGGCAGGACCTGTCGTCGCTGGCAGACACCAACAGCGGGGTGTTGAACCTGCACGGTGTGAATAAAAGCAGCAGTGGCCTGTACAAATGCCAAACCCTGGATTTGGATGATATGAGACAGCTGGAGAAGGATGTGGAGCTTGTTGTGAACT ATATTGAAGGGGTCCATGTGAAGATGGAGCCATCCTCACCCCTTCAGGAAGGGGATAGTGTGAGGCTGAGCTGTGATGCCCACAGCCCCGTGGCCCTGGCCTACCAGTGGAGAGATGAGGAG GGCAGGAAGGTTGGAGAAGGGAACCAGCTCTTTCTGAGCAACCTCACCTTCGAAACCTCCAACAACTTCAGCTGCAAGGTGATTGCACCAAGCgtgccagggctggagcagagcaagcAGGTGGTCGTGGCTGTTCAGG GGAAACCGCGGATTGTCGCCATCAGCTCCCCACTGTACGTGCGGCAGGATGAGGTGGTGAACCTGACTTGCAAGGCCATCGCTTTCCCCAGGCCCTCTGTCCGCTGGAATGTCAATGGGACg GCTCATGAGTACATTGAAAATCAGCACGTCGCCAGCAACCTGACAGTGCGTGTGAACCACGACCTGCTGCGGGCAGGAGCCATGTGCAGGGTCTCTAACGCACTGGGTGTCAGCGAGAAGCACATCCAGCTGCTTG ATCAAAAGACACCAGAAAGCAAGGGGGTGATCATTGTGGCAATCATCGTCTGCATCCTTGTGGTGGCTGTGGTGGGGTCTGTCATCTACTTCCTGCACAAGAAAGGCAAGATCCCGTGTGGCCGTGCTGGGAAACAGGACAT CACAAAGCCAGAGGCACGTAAAGACAAGATTGTAGTTGAAGTTAAGTCAGATAAACTTTCCGAAGAGGCGGGGCTCCTGCAGGGTGCCAACGGTGAGAAGAGACCTGCCGCTGACCAG AGCGAGAAATACATCGATCTGAGAAACTAG
- the MCAM gene encoding cell surface glycoprotein MUC18 isoform X2 produces MAGGRRAAGPALGWGCCLLLCCAAASKVEVSMPAVVEVESGGTARIECNFYIPGNGSYTYISWSYIDRNNLVRVCHILGSEIPEEGTDCKGRLSVGEDKALSISRVTVQDARTFVCQVGAGSHGVGENRTELHVYKVPEAPEIEANTGGVSVQSTNIPQIAQCVSRNSFPSPNITWHKNGEQLQPEEKMVKILATMTRESSGLYTASSTLFAHVTREDRNSLYHCTVHYWLLGQKHTMDSQKINVTVFYPAQHVKLHVMPSSALVKEGDDVKLVCEADGNPAPVFSFYKRELEDSWQDLSSLADTNSGVLNLHGVNKSSSGLYKCQTLDLDDMRQLEKDVELVVNYIEGVHVKMEPSSPLQEGDSVRLSCDAHSPVALAYQWRDEEGRKVGEGNQLFLSNLTFETSNNFSCKVIAPSVPGLEQSKQVVVAVQGKPRIVAISSPLYVRQDEVVNLTCKAIAFPRPSVRWNVNGTAHEYIENQHVASNLTVRVNHDLLRAGAMCRVSNALGVSEKHIQLLDQKTPESKGVIIVAIIVCILVVAVVGSVIYFLHKKGKIPCGRAGKQDIARNTSI; encoded by the exons ATGgctggggggcggcgggcggccggtCCCgctctgggctggggctgctgcctcctgctctgctgcg ctgcagccagcaaggTGGAGGTCTCCATGCCAGCAGTGGTTGAAGTGGAGAgcgggggcacagccaggatcGAATGCAATTTCTACATTCCTGGAAATGGTTCCTACACCTACATCAGCTGGTCCTAC ATTGACCGCAACAACCTGGTGAGGGTGTGCCACATCCTAGGCAGCGAGATcccagaggagggcacagaCTGCAAGGGGCGGCTGTCAGTGGGGGAGGACAAGGCCCTCTCCATCAGCAGGGTGACAGTGCAGGATGCTAGGACCTTCGTGTGCCAAGTTGGGGCAGGCAGCCACGGCGTGGGCGAGAACCGCACTGAGCTCCACGTCTACA AGGTCCCCGAGGCCCCTGAGATTGAGGCCAACACAGGAGGCGTTTCTGTGCAGAGCACTAACATCCCGCAG attGCCCAGTGCGTGAGCAGGAACAGCTTCCCATCCCCCAACATCACGTGGCACAAGAatggggagcagctgcagccagaggagAAGA TGGTGAAGATCCTGGCCACGATGACCCGTGAGTCGAGTGGGCTGTACACAGCAAGCAGCACCCTTTTCGCTCACGTCACTCGGGAGGACCGCAACTCCCTCTATCACTGCACTGTGCACTACTGGCTGCTGGGACAGAAGCATACCATGGATTCGCAGAAAATCAACGTCACTGTCTTTT ACCCTGCGCAGCATGTGAAGCTACATGTCATGCCATCCTCAGCGCTGGTGAAGGAAGGGGATGACGTGAAGCTGGTCTGCGAGGCTGATGGGAACCCAGCGCCTGTCTTCAGCTTCTATAAGAGAGAG ctggaggaCAGCTGGCAGGACCTGTCGTCGCTGGCAGACACCAACAGCGGGGTGTTGAACCTGCACGGTGTGAATAAAAGCAGCAGTGGCCTGTACAAATGCCAAACCCTGGATTTGGATGATATGAGACAGCTGGAGAAGGATGTGGAGCTTGTTGTGAACT ATATTGAAGGGGTCCATGTGAAGATGGAGCCATCCTCACCCCTTCAGGAAGGGGATAGTGTGAGGCTGAGCTGTGATGCCCACAGCCCCGTGGCCCTGGCCTACCAGTGGAGAGATGAGGAG GGCAGGAAGGTTGGAGAAGGGAACCAGCTCTTTCTGAGCAACCTCACCTTCGAAACCTCCAACAACTTCAGCTGCAAGGTGATTGCACCAAGCgtgccagggctggagcagagcaagcAGGTGGTCGTGGCTGTTCAGG GGAAACCGCGGATTGTCGCCATCAGCTCCCCACTGTACGTGCGGCAGGATGAGGTGGTGAACCTGACTTGCAAGGCCATCGCTTTCCCCAGGCCCTCTGTCCGCTGGAATGTCAATGGGACg GCTCATGAGTACATTGAAAATCAGCACGTCGCCAGCAACCTGACAGTGCGTGTGAACCACGACCTGCTGCGGGCAGGAGCCATGTGCAGGGTCTCTAACGCACTGGGTGTCAGCGAGAAGCACATCCAGCTGCTTG ATCAAAAGACACCAGAAAGCAAGGGGGTGATCATTGTGGCAATCATCGTCTGCATCCTTGTGGTGGCTGTGGTGGGGTCTGTCATCTACTTCCTGCACAAGAAAGGCAAGATCCCGTGTGGCCGTGCTGGGAAACAGGACAT AGCGAGAAATACATCGATCTGA
- the RNF26 gene encoding E3 ubiquitin-protein ligase RNF26, protein MDLLLALLRALRVAADLLVLVLDVNFFLVSSLVSALLWLLAAACSLPAAALACWDGLLLSLASLARAACCLALGGLQALGGLLRGCCCGLEGLKAAGHLLSHLGLRGRELLQRGLWGLLGGGQALARQVCEVLAIGTSLLAYLVNSLVNVCLIGTQNLFTLVVALWDSVAGPFLRVTDLLAAFLAHVSSGAIAVAILLWSPCRLAFELLASVVELFINIFFLHIYGLGLLLLVIVISAFVFNPGLLWTLTGYMVGYFNMLPSYHRLQQDVWRLYQVAVLTLGMAMTSQVWRRFVDWSLQVTNWSQGGRTMNRESNQRGAAAPVPRPAAPGRLTLAGVGQLPAEHVDQLEAEQVPQARPALSRSAVAGQRFQLPREEPSTSWGKGLRRQQLNAAAGDGEGAPDNDPWVLLKEQEERKKCVICQDQTKTVLLLPCRHLCLCQECTEVLLQQAIYQRNCPLCRQMILQTLNVYL, encoded by the coding sequence atggacctgctgctggcgcTGCTCCGCGCCCTGAGGGTGGCCGCGGacctgctggtgctggtgctggacGTCAACTTCTTCCTGGTGTCTTCGCTGGTGTCGGCGCTGCTCTGGCTACTGGCCGCGGCCTGCAGCCTCCCCGCCGCGGCGCTGGCCTGCTGGGACGGGCTGCTCCTCTCGCTGGCCTCCCTGGCCCGGGCGGCCTGCTGCCTGGCGCTGGGCGGCCTGCAGGCGCTGGGCGGCCTGCTGCGGGGGTGCTGCTGCGGGCTGGAGGGGCTGAAGGCGGCCGGGCACCTCCTCTCGCACCTGGGGCTgcggggcagggagctgctacAGCGCGGGCTCTGGGGCCTGCTGGGCGGCGGCCAGGCCCTGGCCAGGCAGGTCTGCGAGGTGCTGGCCATCGGCACCAGCCTGCTGGCCTACCTCGTCAACAGCCTGGTCAACGTCTGCCTCATCGGCACGCAGAACCTCTTCACCCTGGTGGTGGCCCTGTGGGACTCCGTCGCAGGCCCCTTCCTTAGAGTCACTGACCTGCTGGCTGCTTTCCTTGCGCACGTGTCCAGCGGCGCCATCGCTGTGGCCATCCTGCTGTGGTCACCCTGCCGGCTGGCCTTCGAGCTCCTGGCCTCCGTTGTCGAGCTCTTCATCAACATCTTCTTCCTGCATATCTACGGCCTGGGCTTGCTTCTCCTCGTTATTGTTATCAGCGCCTTTGTCTTCAACCCTGGACTGCTGTGGACACTGACAGGCTACATGGTGGGCTACTTCAACATGCTGCCTTCCTACCACCGCCTGCAGCAGGATGTGTGGCGGCTCTATCAGGTGGCTGTCCTGACGCTGGGTATGGCCATGACCTCCCAGGTCTGGCGCAGGTTCGTGGACTGGAGCCTGCAGGTGACCAACTGGAGCCAAGGAGGCAGAACGATGAACCGGGAAAGCAACCAGCGTGGGGCAGCTGCGCCTGTGCCAAGACCAGCGGCCCCTGGCAGGCTGACCCTGGCAGGGGTTGGCCAGCTGCCAGCTGAGCACGTGGaccagctggaggcagagcaggTACCACAAGCACGTCCTGCTCTGAGTCGAAGTGCCGTGGCAGGACAGCGTTtccagctgcccagggaggaaCCGAGCACCTCCTGGGGGAAAGGTctgaggaggcagcagctgaatgcagcagctggggatggTGAAGGCGCTCCAGACAATGACCCCTGGGTGCTCCTGAAAGAACAAGAGGAACGCAAGAAATGTGTCATCTGTCAAGACCAAACCAAGACAGTCCTGCTTCTGCCCTGCAGGCACCTGTGCCTGTGTCAGGAGTGCACAGAAGTCCTCCTGCAGCAGGCCATCTACCAGCGCAACTGCCCACTGTGCCGCCAGATGATCCTCCAGACGCTCAATGTGTACTTGTGA